ATCATCAAACCACTTGATACCTTGGGATTCTGCAAATTTTGAAACGTACTGATCATCATTTTCCTCTTCCAGATAATAATTTTCATCCTCTTCTACAAAGTCATAAAAGTCCTCTTCATTTTTAAAATATCCCAGCCAGAAGTGAGAAGTTTCTTTGTCCATAATTTATTTTTGTTAATTTCTGAATTCTTTATTTGTGGTTAAAAAAGCAAGTTCAATACCTGCTTTTTTTATTTGAAGTGTAATATTACAAAAGTTTTTTCTTGAAATCAATTTTTCATAATAGTATAAAGTCAGGAAATCAAAAATAGTTCCGTAAATTTTTTTATTGTAAATTTATTCTTAGGTTAAAATATTTATAAATGGAATTTCTTCAGGACCATTATGTAGTCCAAAACGAGCTGCTTCTTATTTTTATTTCCGTGATTCTGGGATTGCTGATTGGTGCTGAACGGGAATACCGCAACAAATCAGCGGGACTTCGTACATTTATTTTAGTATGTTTTGGTTCCTGTCTGTTTACCATACTTTCCATAAAAATCGGAGTCGCTAATCCGGATCGGTTAGCAGCCAATATTATCACAGGAATAGGCTTTTTGGGAGCTGGAGTAATATTTAAAGGAGAAAATAAAATTGAAGGAATTACTACAGCAACTACCATCTGGGCAACTGCATCAATAGGAATGGCGGTAGGTTCAGGATATGTCTATTTCTCACTTTTAGGAACAGCCTTGGTATTAATAGTTCTGAGTGCATTAACTTATCTTCAAAGCTTCATTGATAACTATAATAAAGTAATAGAATATAAAATTGCCGTAACAGATTCTATAGGATTTAAACATTGTGAAACTATTTTCAAGGATCATCATTTAAAATATTTGATGATAAAACAACAATATACACAAGGGAACTTAACCGTTACCTGGAGGCTTACAGGAAAAAATAACCATCATGAGGAAGTCATCAAATGCCTGATGGAAGACCCTAAAATAATAGCTTATCAATTTTAGGATAAAGCAAAAAAATAAAGGCCTAGGCCTTTATTTTTTCTTGAATATATACAGATCTTTGTGAGGACCGTCAATTTCCTTACCGTCCATATCCAGTTGGATAAGTATGTTTTCGCCAACCTTATATTTATAGTTTGCTGTTTTTCCCTTTAAAGTAATAACACTTCCCGTAGTATCCCAGGTGAAAGATCCCTTATCCTGATTTTTTGAATTTCTGTCAAGATATTCCTCCGTAATGCTAAATGTTTTATCATCATTCAACGTTAATGAAGTCTTGATTCCCGGACAGTCTGCACAAGGAACTACAGCTTCATAGGTTCCGTTCCAGTCAAGAGAATTTTCAGAAGTGTCACCAGCCGCTGTAGGAGTTGCCTTTGTGATACTGTCTGTAGCCACTGGCTGAACAGCTGTTGCAGAATCTGTAGAAGTACCTGAGGTTTCAACTGTTTCTTTTTTAGAACAAGAAGCAAGAAACAAAGCTGCTCCAATTCCCAAAATAAACATTTTGTTTTTCATCATAATAAATAATTGATTTTAGTATACTTTTAATAATAAACTGGCTAATAATAAACAAAAACTGAGCCAAGGAAATTAGAGGAAAAGGTGAACGAATTATAATTAAATCGAGATGCGAAATAAGTATTCAACGCTTTGTAATAGGGTTTAATGATCAAAATTAGCATGGTGAAAAATAGGTATCGAACATTACCAAGGAACAGCAGGGTCTAATTTCTAGCTTCTAATCTCTTACTTCCAAATTCATTAAAAGATTGCACATTTTATATCATACAAAATACTCATATCAACTTTTACCGTCGTTTTATGGGTACTATTCCTATTTTTCTTCGTAAATTCGGGCAAAATTTTGATTATGACAAAAAAGATACTTTTATCCGTATTTCTTTTGCCGGCTGCAATGGCATTTGCACAACAATATGGAGGAATGTGGATTCCTACAGAACTGAATGAAAAGGAAATGAAGGATCTGGGAATGAAAATCTCTGCTAAAGATATTTTCAACCCTCAGAAGCCAAGCATTAAGGATGCTGTAGTGCAGTTTAACGGTGGATGTACCGCGGAAATTATTTCTCCTAAAGGATTGTTGTTGACCAATCACCACTGTGGTTATGGTCAGATTCAGGCACATTCTACCGTTCAGAACGATCTTCTTTCAAACGGATTCTGGGCTAAAAATACCAATGGTGAACTTCCTAATCCGGGAGTGAAAGTAGACTTTATTGTAGATATAAAAGAAGTTACAGACCAGGTATTGGAGGGAACAGATAACCTTACAGAGCCTGAGCTTACCAAAAGAATCAATAACAATATTGAGGTTTATAAAAACTCTCAGAAAATTGAATCTTATCAATCCATCATGGTAAAGCCTATGTACTATGGAAACAAGTACTACGCTTACACCATCGAAACATATAAGGATATCCGTCTTGTAGGTGCACCACCTCAAAGCATAGGGAAATTCGGAAGTGATACTGATAACTGGGTTTGGCCTAGACATACAGGAGACTTCTCTATGTTCAGAATTTATGCAGACAAAAACAATAAGCCTGCAGAATATTCCAAGGACAATGTACCTTACGTTCCAAAGCACTATTTACCGGTTTCTATAAAAGATAAAAACGAAAACGATTTTACATTTGTATTCGGTTTCCCTGGAAAAACTACAGAATATCTTCCTGCAGTAGCTGTAGAGAAGATCATGAAGGACATTGATCCTGCAAGAATTGCTGTACGTGATGTAGCTTTAAAGACTTTGGATGAAAAAATGCGTGTGGATAACGAAACACGTATTAAGTACGCTTCTAAGTATGCCTCTGTTGCCAATTACTGGAAAAAATGGATAGGTGAAGTAGAGGGGTTGAAGAAATCTAACGCAGTTGAGAAAAAGGTAATGTATGAAGGTTCTTTAGTTTCTAAAAACCCTGAAATCAAGACTACTTTGGATCAATTGAACAAGCTTTACAATGATCAGGCTCCTTATGCATTAAACAATGCTTACTACACAGAAGTAGTAAAAAATGCCGAGACATTAAAGCTGGCAGGAGATTATTATGATTTTGTAGCTTCCGTAGAAGCTGGCAGAATGGATGAGAAAGAGCTTACCAAGTTAAAAACAAAGCTAACGTCTTTCTATAAGGATTACAGTGCAGAACTTGATGCAAGGGTAACCGCAAAATTATTGGCTTTATACACCAATAAAACTGCACCACAGTTTTTACCAACAGGTTTCAGCAAATATAAAGACGAAAATGCAAACATTCCTGTAGTGGAAGATATGTCTAAAAACTCTATCATCACAGGAAGAACTGCTGTAAATGGAGGAACATTAACTGCAGATATTGATAAGGCATTTTCTAATCAGGATAAACTGATAAAAACATTAAAGAAAGATCCTATTTATCAACTGTATGTTTCCTTGAAAGAAACGTATATGAAGACTGCAGATCCTCAATATTCTTCACTTCAGGTAAAAATTGATGCCATGCAGAAGAAGTTTATGGCTCAGCAGATGGAAACTGATAAAGACAGAAAATTCTTCCCGGATGCCAATTCAACTCTTCGTGTAACGTATGGTAAAGTAAAAGGATCGGCTCCAAGAGATGCTGTTTCTTACGGTTATCAGACTCACCTGGCTGGAGTAATGGAAAAATATATTCCTGGAGATTATGAATTTGATGTTCCTAAGAAACTGATTGAACTTTACAATAAAAAGGATTTCGGAATTTATAAAGACAAAACAGGTGACGTTCCTGTTGGGTTTACTGCAACAAACCATACTACAGGAGGAAACTCAGGAAGTCCGGCTCTTGATGCCAATGGAAATCTGGTAGGATTGAACTTCGACAGACAGTGGGAGGGAACCATGAGTGATATTAACTACGATCCTCGTTTCAGCAGAAACATTATGGTGGATACAAAATATATTCTTTTCGTTATTGAAAAATTCGCCGATTCAAAATGGCTTGTTGATGAAATGAAAGTCATCAAATAAATAATTATAAAAACCTATTTAATCAAAAATTAAATAGGTTTTTTGTTTTATGGAGGCTTCGTAACGTTTTAAATTTAAAGGAAGATTTAAGATTTTATATAGGTTAACTCTTATTCCTATCAAAATGTAGAAAAGAATGCCAAAGAAATTGTGAAAAATTCTTTGGCTAAATACCAATAAAAAATCCCGGGTTGTTCTGGGATTTTTTGCTTTTATGGAATGTAGTTTTCTAATGTCCAAAGATATCTTCTAGCTTGAGTTCTGTAAATGTTCCCATTTTTCCTACGGCTTCCATATTCAGGTTTTCCTTTTTACCAATAATGGCTGTATTAAAATGCACAGGTTTGATTTCCGTTTCATAAAACTGTTTGATATCTTCAAATCTCAGACTTTGGATCTCTTCATAAATATCTTTTCTGAAGTCATGATAAATACCCAGTTTCTTTAGATTTAAAGTATTGAAGAAAATATTATTTCTAATAACTCTGGTTGATGCAATTTGTTTCAGCGCTGCATTCTTTGCATTTTCAAACTGAATGGGTACCTCAGGAAGTTCATTCATCAGTTCGTTCATCGTGTCCACAGCAATCATGAGCTTGTCCGGCTGCGTTCCTATATAAGTGGTAATGTAATCAGGGTGCTTTAATTCAGCATTGGCAGCGTAGGAGACATAGGCAGAATAAGCAAGGCTCTTACTTTCGCGGATCTCCTGGAAAACAATTGAGGATAATCCTCTTCCAAAATACTCATTGAATACATTGATTTTTCCAAAATGAGACGGATTAACCGGATTTCCTTTTCCAATCTTACTCATTTCCATCTGAACCATGTCATAGTCTGTAAAATAAACATTACCACCTGTAGCAGGTTCCGGGTATTGTTTGGCTTCCGGCATCTGAAGACTTGCTGTCTCAATATATTGGCCAATATACCCTTTGAATCTTTCAAAGTCCTTTCCATAAAAGAAAACTTGGTAAGGATACTTGAAAAGCTGCTTCATTCGGTCTGTGAATACTTCAGCTTTACTGCTTTCAAGCTCTTCCTTGGAGATAACATCCGTAAACCGCGAAGTACTTCCCAATTTGGTATAATTGATGAGTGCAGTCATAATGCGGTTCTTATCTTTCTTCATGGCCTGACGATTTTCCAGAACAGTTCCTACAAATTGTTGATAGATCTCCTGGTTAGGCTGTACATTATACATCCAGTTCTGTAAAAGAGAAATTCCCTTTTCGATATTTTCTTCCAATCCACTCAGAGAGATGAGTAACTGGTTACTGGTTGTTTTAAAATTATTGCTTACCCCGATTTTGAAAAATTCCTTTTTTAAATCCTCAGGAGAAAGATCATGGGTTCCTAAATATTGCAGCAATTGTGTAGAAATTCCCAGTTCTCTATCATTATCACTTCCAAAAGGGAAAATAAAATGTACCTGAGCAAGATCATTATATTTATTTCTTACAAAGCTTAGTTTCTTATCCTTAATTTCATCAGTGGTAATCTCTTTTTGATAGTTGATGAATTCGGGTTGAATATCTTCCGTTTTTTCAGATAATATTTCCTTTAAAAACTCAGATTGCGTATCGCGATTAATTTTGATAGGAGTGATGCCTGGGTTCTCAACTCTGATTAATCTTTCGTTAACACCTTTCTCCTTGTTAACAACCACATAATTTTCCTTGAAAAAATCATTGGCAAAATTGACAATATCTTCTTTTGTGAAGCTTGCATACTCGTCCATTTCATTCAGTTCCTGTTCCCAGCTTCTCCCTTTTATATAGGTGTCGTAAAGAGTAGTGGCAAGACCTTCCGATGTTTCAAGACCTTTCATTCTTTGAAGCTTAAAGTCATTAATGATTGCAGGAAGCATCCAGTCTGGGAAATCACCCTTTTTTACAAGTTCAATTTCCTCTAAAACCATTTCAGTAGCTTCTTCCAGAGTTTGAGTTTCTTTCGGAACTGCAACAATAGAAAAATAGCCATATTGTTTTAACCCCACAGAGAACGCTTGTGCCCAAAGCATTTTTTGAGTCTGGTTGATATGAAGATCCAATAATCCTGCTTCACCTCTGTTACTCAAAATATTGGCAAAAACATCTGCGAGCATGGCTTCTCTGGTTCCATAGCTGTCCGTTCTCCAGGCCAATTGAACCCTTGGAGTAGTAGGGCTTTTTACAGTCTTTTTTACAATCTTGGTAATAGGCTCTTCAATAATGGGTGTTTTTTTAGGCAATTCTTTATAAGGAAGAGTACCAAAAGACTGATCAATTAATTGAATGGTTTCCTCAAAATCAAGATCACCCACCAAAACCATCGCATAATTATTAGGAACATAGTATTCATCAAAATACTTATGGATAGCTTTCATGGACGGATTTTTCAAATGCTCCGGATTACCCAGTGTAGTTTGTTGTCCATTTGGATGAGTGGGGAAAAGAGCTGCCATCAATTCATAATTAACAAGCCTCGTATCATTATCCTGTGCTCTGTTGAATTCCTCATACACAGACTCCAGTTCAGTATGGAAAAGACGAAGTACAATTTCAGAAAATCTGTCTTTCTCTACTTTAAGCCATTTTTCCAGTTCATTATTAGGGATGTTATTCTTATAAACTGTTTCATCAAACCAGGTGTGTGCATTAGTTCCACTGGCTCCAAGTGACGAAATAGCCTTGTCGTACTCATTGGCAATTGCATATTGGCTGGCTTCCTGAGAAACTTCATCAATCTTTTTATAGATTTCCTTTTTCTTTTCAGAATCTTGCTCAGCTTTATGTTCTTCAAATAGAATAGAGATCTGATCAAGAAGTTCTTTCTCTTTTTCCCAGTTTTGAGTGCCTAACTTAGAGGTGCCCTTGAACATCATGTGTTCAAGATAATGAGCTAGTCCGGTATTATCTGCAGGATCATTATTACTTCCCGTTCTCACCGGAATAAAAGTTTGTATTCTTGGTGCATCAAAATTTTGGGCAAGGAAAACCTTTAGACCGTTTTTCAATGTATAGATTCTTACCTTATTTTCATCGTGAGTTACTGTGGTATATTCGTATTGATTGTTATCCGTATGAATCGTTTCTTTATATCTTCTGTCTATCATATATAAGCTCATTTCATTCCTTATAGAATAAGAATGTGATACAAATGTAAGCAATCAAAAAAAATGTTTCCCGTTTTTTATGACTATTACATCTATTATTATAGTTGAAAACCTGAATCACAAACCAAGAATACCATCTTCACATTCTCCCACACCCACACTTTCTTACCTTCAAACCCTAAAATTTATTAGTAGCTTTTTCCTGCTCTCCATTTTTACTCCTCGCTCACTGTATTCCAATGCCCAGGCCGGACGCCTTTCCACTGCGTGCTGTGGGGTAACCATTCCTATCAGGGCTAGTGGGAGGTCCTCTACAAAAATCCATCTCCTGCCTACACCTATTCACTGGGGATGGGCTTTAATCCATGCTAATATAAAATCCCCGTCAAATTTGGCCCTAGTCCCGCCTAAAAAATAAAAACGGCATCCCGAGAAGTAGGAGAGGGATTATTACCAACCTCCTTATATACTATAATAGGATATCTTCCATTACCCATTACCCATTACCCATCCCTTATATAATGACTGCAAATGCCCCCGTTTCTCCCCACTTGCCCTCCTGCCCCCAACCCACCCACACTTCCCTTCGCTCTTCCAAACAAATGTTTAAAATTTTTGTCCCTGCATTCCAGGGGCTTATGGAAAAAAGGGATGCAAATATGAACTTTATGTTAAATAATCTTGCGGGGTATGGTATAAGTTTCTATCTTTGCCCCACTGAAAACGAGAGTACATTCAGTAGCGCAGAGAGCCCTTTGATGGGCATAAACATTATACACTACGAGAGAGACAGGCGAAAAAAAAACTTTCAAGTTTTAGTCAATAAAACTTGCGGGATAAAAAAGAGTTTGTATCTTTGCAGTCCCAATAAAACGGGAGCGCAGGAGTAGGTTGATTGAGGTTTAGGATAAAGTTTAGGGTTACTTAAAAAACTTTAAATTTATTTCAGAAACATTTGGTCATTACAAAATAAAGTTTTACTTTTGCACTCGCAAATATGGGGCGCCACTGACAGAGAAGAGTGCTTCATTAAAAAGCGGAAGATATAAAGATCATTGACATACAATATAACAACCAAGTAAGGAAAAACTAAAGCGTCAAAACTTTGAGTGAGTCAGACAAACATACAATGGAGAGTTTGATCCTGGCTCAGGATGAACGCTAGCGGGAGGCCTAACACATGCAAGCCGAGCGGTAGAGATTCTTCGGGATCTTGAGAGCGGCGCACGGGTGCGGAACACGTGTGCAACCTGCCTTTATCTGGGGGATAGCCTTTCGAAAGGAAGATTAATACCCCATAATATAAGAAACGGCATCGTTTTTTATTGAAAACTCCGGTGGATAGAGATGGGCACGCGCAGGATTAGATAGTTGGTGAGGTAACGGCTCACCAAGTCAACGATCCTTAGGGGGCCTGAGAGGGTGATCCCCCACACTGGTACTGAGACACGGACCAGACTCCTACGGGAGGCAGCAGTGAGGAATATTGGACAATGGGTGAGAGCCTGATCCAGCCATCCCGCGTGAAGGACGACGGCCCTATGGGTTGTAAACTTCTTTTGTATAGGGATAAACCTTTCCTCGTGAGGGAAGCTGAAGGTACTATACGAATAAGCACCGGCTAACTCCGTGCCAGCAGCCGCGGTAATACGGAGGGTGCAAGCGTTATCCGGATTTATTGGGTTTAAAGGGTCCGTAGGCGGATCTGTAAGTCAGTGGTGAAATCTCACAGCTTAACTGTGAAACTGCCATTGATACTGCAGGTCTTGAGTGTTGTTGAAGTAGCTGGAATAAGTAGTGTAGCGGTGAAATGCATAGATATTACTTAGAACACCAATTGCGAAGGCAGGTTACTAAGCAACAACTGACGCTGATGGACGAAAGCGTGGGGAGCGAACAGGATTAGATACCCTGGTAGTCCACGCCGTAAACGATGCTAACTCGTTTTTGGGTTTTCGGATTCAGAGACTAAGCGAAAGTGATAAGTTAGCCACCTGGGGAGTACGTTCGCAAGAATGAAACTCAAAGGAATTGACGGGGGCCCGCACAAGCGGTGGATTATGTGGTTTAATTCGATGATACGCGAGGAACCTTACCAAGGCTTAAATGGGAAATGACAGGCTTAGAAATAGGCTTTTCTTCGGACATTTTTCAAGGTGCTGCATGGTTGTCGTCAGCTCGTGCCGTGAGGTGTTAGGTTAAGTCCTGCAACGAGCGCAACCCCTGTCACTAGTTGCCATCATTAAGTTGGGGACTCTAGTGAGACTGCCTACGCAAGTAGAGAGGAAGGTGGGGATGACGTCAAATCATCACGGCCCTTACGCCTTGGGCCACACACGTAATACAATGGCCAGTACAGAGGGCAGCTACACGGTGACGTGATGCAAATCTCGAAAGCTGGTCTCAGTTCGGATTGGAGTCTGCAACTCGACTCTATGAAGCTGGAATCGCTAGTAATCGCGCATCAGCCATGGCGCGGTGAATACGTTCCCGGGCCTTGTACACACCGCCCGTCAAGCCATGGAAGTCTGGGGTACCTGAAGTCGGTGACCGTAACAGGAGCTGCCTAGGGTAAAACAGGTAACTAGGGCTAAGTCGTAACAAGGTAGCCGTACCGGAAGGTGCGGCTGGAACATCTCATTTTAGAGCGTCTTTGGACGATAAACAAAATTAGTATCGCAAGATACAAGCACTTGCTTAAAGAGAAGCTTTAGTTTTTTATTTGGTTGATATATATATAAAATACAAAACCCACTAGAAATTAGTATTAGGGAAAGAGATTGGGAAGTGAATGTATGAATTGGGAATTTCCTTTTACACATCACTCACTACCATAACAAAGTCTCGTAGCTCAGCTGGTTAGAGCGCTACACTGATAATGTAGAGGTCGGCAGTTCGAGCCTGCCCGAGACTACTAATTATAAGACGGGAAGACATCAGATATGAGACGTCAGACATTTAGGTCTAAAGTCTGTAATCTGACATCTGAAGTCTACTAGAGGGGGAATTAGCTCAGCTGGCTAGAGCGCCTGCCTTGCACGCAGGAGGTCAAGGGTTCGACTCCCTTATTCTCCACAGTTTTGGAAGTTTGATTTAAAAGTTACGGATAGAGCCAAAAACAATATCTGTTCATCAGACGGACAAGAAGACATTAAGATCATTGACATTAACGGTAAAGACATCACAAAGAGATAACCGAGCACTTTCGAGTGCCGAGTTTATAAAAATATCGATAAATGAGAATTTATCAAAAAATACTGAACTAATATAATTATTAGGAAAGAAATCGTTAAGGGCGTATGGCGGATGCCTAGGCTTTCAGAGGCGAAGAAGGACGTGGTAAGCTGCGAAAAGCTGCGGGGATTGGCACACACGAATTGATCCGCAGATGTCCGAATGGGGCAACCCGTCTGGTTGAAGACCAGTCACTCCAATTTATTGGAGAGCAAACCCGGAGAACTGAAACATCTAAGTACCCGGAGGAAAAGAAATCGAAGAGATTCCGTAAGTAGTGGCGAGCGAAAGCGGATTAGCCCAAAAGCTAATTTATGTTTAATAGAACGTTCTGGAAAGAACGGCCGTAGAGGGTGATAGCCCCGTATATGAAAGGCATATTTAAGTGATAAATGAGTAGGGCGGGACACGTGAAATCCTGTCTGAATATGGGGGGACCATCCTCCAAGGCTAAATACTCCTGAAAGACCGATAGTGAACAAGTACTGTGAAGGAAAGGTGAAAAGCACTTCGAATAGAAGGGTGAAATAGAACCTGAAACCGTACGCCTACAAGCGGTCGGAGCACCTATATGGTGTGACGGCGTGCCTTTTGCATAATGAGCCTACGAGTTAATTTTACTAGCGAGGTTAAGGTATTAAGTACCGGAGCCGGAGCGAAAGCGAGTCTGAATAGGGCGCTTAGTTAGTAGGATTAGACGCGAAACCTTGTGATCTACCCATGGGCAGGTTGAAGCTCTGGTAACACAGAGTGGAGGACCGAACCGGTTGACGTTGAAAAGTCTTCGGATGACCTGTGGGTAGGGGTGAAAGGCCAATCAAACTGGGAGATAGCTCGTACTCTCCGAAATGCATTTAGGTGCAGCGTCGTATATAAGTTTATTAGAGGTAGAGCTACTGATTGGATGCGGGGGTTTCACCACCTACCAATTCCTGACAAACTCCGAATGCTAATAAATGTTCTACGGCAGTGAGGGCATGGGTGCTAAGGTCCATGTCCGAGAGGGAAAGAACCCAGACCAACAGCTAAGGTCCCCAAATATATGTTAAGTTGAAGCAACGCGGTTGGACTGCATTGACAGCTAGGATGTTGGCTTGGAAGCAGCCATTCATTTAAAGAGTGCGTAACAGCTCACTAGTCGAGCGGTCCGGCATGGATAATAATCGGGCATAAACATATTACCGAAGCTATGGATTTGTACTTTATAGTACATCTGGTAGGAGAGCATTCTATTTGCGCCGAAGCAGTACTGTGAGGTATTGTGGAGCGGATAGAAAAGAAAATGTAGGCATAAGTAACGATAAAGCGGGCGAGAAACCCGCTCACCGAAAGACTAAGGTTTCCTCAGCCATGCTAATCAGCTGAGGGTTAGTCGGGACCTAACGCGAACCCGAAAGGGGTAGTGGATGGACAATGGGTTAATATTCCCATACTTGCTCACACTAAAAAGGGGACGGAGTGCCGTACCTGCTGGAGACTGACGGAATAGTCAAGGCCTAGCCTTCGGGCGAAGCTGCTGCAGGGAAAGTGCTTCCAAGAAAAGCCGAAGTGAAGCAACCCGTACCAAAACCGACACAGGTAGTCGAGGAGAGAATCCTAAGGTGCTAGAGTGAATCATGGTTAAGGAACTAGGCA
This genomic interval from Chryseobacterium joostei contains the following:
- a CDS encoding M16 family metallopeptidase is translated as MIDRRYKETIHTDNNQYEYTTVTHDENKVRIYTLKNGLKVFLAQNFDAPRIQTFIPVRTGSNNDPADNTGLAHYLEHMMFKGTSKLGTQNWEKEKELLDQISILFEEHKAEQDSEKKKEIYKKIDEVSQEASQYAIANEYDKAISSLGASGTNAHTWFDETVYKNNIPNNELEKWLKVEKDRFSEIVLRLFHTELESVYEEFNRAQDNDTRLVNYELMAALFPTHPNGQQTTLGNPEHLKNPSMKAIHKYFDEYYVPNNYAMVLVGDLDFEETIQLIDQSFGTLPYKELPKKTPIIEEPITKIVKKTVKSPTTPRVQLAWRTDSYGTREAMLADVFANILSNRGEAGLLDLHINQTQKMLWAQAFSVGLKQYGYFSIVAVPKETQTLEEATEMVLEEIELVKKGDFPDWMLPAIINDFKLQRMKGLETSEGLATTLYDTYIKGRSWEQELNEMDEYASFTKEDIVNFANDFFKENYVVVNKEKGVNERLIRVENPGITPIKINRDTQSEFLKEILSEKTEDIQPEFINYQKEITTDEIKDKKLSFVRNKYNDLAQVHFIFPFGSDNDRELGISTQLLQYLGTHDLSPEDLKKEFFKIGVSNNFKTTSNQLLISLSGLEENIEKGISLLQNWMYNVQPNQEIYQQFVGTVLENRQAMKKDKNRIMTALINYTKLGSTSRFTDVISKEELESSKAEVFTDRMKQLFKYPYQVFFYGKDFERFKGYIGQYIETASLQMPEAKQYPEPATGGNVYFTDYDMVQMEMSKIGKGNPVNPSHFGKINVFNEYFGRGLSSIVFQEIRESKSLAYSAYVSYAANAELKHPDYITTYIGTQPDKLMIAVDTMNELMNELPEVPIQFENAKNAALKQIASTRVIRNNIFFNTLNLKKLGIYHDFRKDIYEEIQSLRFEDIKQFYETEIKPVHFNTAIIGKKENLNMEAVGKMGTFTELKLEDIFGH
- a CDS encoding S46 family peptidase; this encodes MTKKILLSVFLLPAAMAFAQQYGGMWIPTELNEKEMKDLGMKISAKDIFNPQKPSIKDAVVQFNGGCTAEIISPKGLLLTNHHCGYGQIQAHSTVQNDLLSNGFWAKNTNGELPNPGVKVDFIVDIKEVTDQVLEGTDNLTEPELTKRINNNIEVYKNSQKIESYQSIMVKPMYYGNKYYAYTIETYKDIRLVGAPPQSIGKFGSDTDNWVWPRHTGDFSMFRIYADKNNKPAEYSKDNVPYVPKHYLPVSIKDKNENDFTFVFGFPGKTTEYLPAVAVEKIMKDIDPARIAVRDVALKTLDEKMRVDNETRIKYASKYASVANYWKKWIGEVEGLKKSNAVEKKVMYEGSLVSKNPEIKTTLDQLNKLYNDQAPYALNNAYYTEVVKNAETLKLAGDYYDFVASVEAGRMDEKELTKLKTKLTSFYKDYSAELDARVTAKLLALYTNKTAPQFLPTGFSKYKDENANIPVVEDMSKNSIITGRTAVNGGTLTADIDKAFSNQDKLIKTLKKDPIYQLYVSLKETYMKTADPQYSSLQVKIDAMQKKFMAQQMETDKDRKFFPDANSTLRVTYGKVKGSAPRDAVSYGYQTHLAGVMEKYIPGDYEFDVPKKLIELYNKKDFGIYKDKTGDVPVGFTATNHTTGGNSGSPALDANGNLVGLNFDRQWEGTMSDINYDPRFSRNIMVDTKYILFVIEKFADSKWLVDEMKVIK
- a CDS encoding copper resistance protein NlpE — translated: MMKNKMFILGIGAALFLASCSKKETVETSGTSTDSATAVQPVATDSITKATPTAAGDTSENSLDWNGTYEAVVPCADCPGIKTSLTLNDDKTFSITEEYLDRNSKNQDKGSFTWDTTGSVITLKGKTANYKYKVGENILIQLDMDGKEIDGPHKDLYIFKKK
- a CDS encoding MgtC/SapB family protein, translating into MEFLQDHYVVQNELLLIFISVILGLLIGAEREYRNKSAGLRTFILVCFGSCLFTILSIKIGVANPDRLAANIITGIGFLGAGVIFKGENKIEGITTATTIWATASIGMAVGSGYVYFSLLGTALVLIVLSALTYLQSFIDNYNKVIEYKIAVTDSIGFKHCETIFKDHHLKYLMIKQQYTQGNLTVTWRLTGKNNHHEEVIKCLMEDPKIIAYQF